Proteins from a genomic interval of Microbacterium phyllosphaerae:
- a CDS encoding substrate-binding domain-containing protein, which translates to MSAKKRIRIAFGLAAVGALTIGLAACSTGGSGGDGGDGGSDEITTVGFVAVGPEGAWREANEQNIQDTFTEEAGYDLKYAPATNLDQKSQIDAFTSFVDEGVDVILLSATEASGWEDSLKRAQEAEIPVILLDRGIEPDDDSLYVTRIAPDNVEVAKEVGTWAAATFPDGGNYVVLEGPAGVGVVNERNTGFDEGLGDSSLEKLDAQTANWSAEEGKSVFETMLKASNNDIQLVFAQNDEMGLGAAQAAEEAGLVVGEDVKIATIDGTKNAMQALADGQLSYVHEYNPLFGETALEVVEKALAGEDVESYIVVPSEAFDSAEAAQAVLADRKY; encoded by the coding sequence ATGTCCGCGAAGAAGCGCATCCGCATCGCCTTCGGCCTGGCAGCAGTCGGCGCACTCACCATCGGCCTCGCAGCCTGCTCGACCGGAGGCTCGGGCGGCGACGGCGGTGATGGGGGCTCCGACGAGATCACCACCGTCGGATTCGTCGCCGTCGGCCCCGAGGGCGCCTGGCGCGAGGCGAACGAGCAGAACATCCAGGACACCTTCACGGAGGAAGCCGGATACGACCTGAAGTACGCCCCCGCCACCAACCTCGACCAGAAGTCGCAGATCGACGCCTTCACATCGTTCGTCGACGAGGGCGTCGATGTGATCCTGCTGTCGGCCACCGAGGCCTCCGGCTGGGAGGACTCGCTCAAGCGTGCACAGGAGGCGGAGATCCCCGTCATCCTGCTCGACCGCGGCATCGAGCCCGACGACGACAGCCTGTATGTGACCCGCATCGCTCCCGACAATGTCGAGGTCGCGAAGGAGGTCGGCACGTGGGCCGCCGCCACCTTCCCCGACGGCGGCAACTACGTCGTGCTCGAGGGGCCGGCGGGCGTCGGTGTCGTGAACGAGCGCAACACGGGCTTCGACGAGGGCCTCGGCGACTCGTCGCTGGAGAAGCTCGACGCGCAGACCGCGAACTGGTCGGCCGAAGAGGGCAAGAGTGTCTTCGAGACCATGCTGAAGGCCTCGAACAACGACATTCAGCTCGTGTTCGCGCAGAATGACGAAATGGGCCTCGGTGCGGCGCAGGCCGCCGAGGAAGCCGGTCTCGTCGTCGGTGAAGACGTGAAGATCGCCACCATCGACGGCACCAAGAACGCGATGCAGGCGCTCGCCGACGGTCAGCTCAGCTACGTCCACGAGTACAACCCGCTGTTCGGCGAGACCGCGCTCGAGGTCGTCGAGAAGGCCCTCGCGGGTGAAGACGTCGAGTCGTACATCGTCGTCCCGAGCGAAGCGTTCGACTCCGCCGAAGCCGCGCAGGCCGTGCTCGCAGACCGCAAGTACTGA